GGGGGGTATCTATAATAGTATTATGTATGAAGTAGGGCAATAGTCAAATTTCTGTGAAATAAATGGGTGTATATAACAAGCGGCTTAACCTCTTCTCTCATATTGTAAAGTGTAGTCAGATTTTTTTTAAGAGAGAGGAGAGAAAAAACTATGCATCATTGTCATCCTTGCTTTGGAGGGCATAAGCCTGTAGGACCTATTTGTACAACTGCTCCTGTCATTCATCCGACAAAACAATGCGTAACACATTCTTTTTCAACAACGGTGGTGCCACACATTTTCCCAACGCATACAACACATGTACACCATCAACAAATTAAAAATCAAGGCTTCTTCCCACAAACAAACTCGAACGTAAATGTTGTAGACCCTGGTGATCCAGGATTTGTTGGTGGATTTGGCGGCGGATGTGGACCATGTGGTCATGGCCATCACCACCACCACGGGCATCAAATATCTCCATTTGGACCAGGACCGAATGTATCCCCATTTGGACCAGGACCGAATGTGTCACCGTTTGGACCGAATGTAGGACCAAATGTTGGTGGAATGTTTAAAAGGTAAATGATATGTTAGAACTAGCGAAATGCTAGTTCTTTTTTTGTAATTGGAGTGTTGATATGAAAGTTATTGCAGTAACAGGATATAAGCCATTTGAACTTGGAATATTTAAAAATGATCATCCAGGAGTAGAATGTATAAAAAAGGCGCTGCGTCGTAAATTAACTGCTTTTGTAGAAGATGGTTTAGAGTGGGTTATAATAAGCGGCCAGTTAGGTGTAGAATTATGGGCTGCTGAAGTTGTTTTTGAAATACAAGTAGAATATCCAGATTTAAAATTAGCGGTATTTACTCCATTTTTAGAACAAGAAGAAGGCTGGAAGGAAGATAACCGTGAATATTACGAATTTATTCTTTCGCAAGCAGATCACATTGATAGTATTACGAAACGGAAGTACGAAAGCCCAGAGCAATTTAAATTAAAGAATCAATTTTTTATTGCAAAAAGTGACGCACTTTTAGCTGTATACGATGAAGAAAAGCCTGGGAGCCCTAAATATATAGTAGAAGCGGCTAAGAAAAAAGGAGAAATAGAAAATTATCACAGTTATTT
This genomic interval from Bacillus cereus contains the following:
- a CDS encoding CotD family spore coat protein translates to MHHCHPCFGGHKPVGPICTTAPVIHPTKQCVTHSFSTTVVPHIFPTHTTHVHHQQIKNQGFFPQTNSNVNVVDPGDPGFVGGFGGGCGPCGHGHHHHHGHQISPFGPGPNVSPFGPGPNVSPFGPNVGPNVGGMFKR
- a CDS encoding DUF1273 domain-containing protein, translated to MKVIAVTGYKPFELGIFKNDHPGVECIKKALRRKLTAFVEDGLEWVIISGQLGVELWAAEVVFEIQVEYPDLKLAVFTPFLEQEEGWKEDNREYYEFILSQADHIDSITKRKYESPEQFKLKNQFFIAKSDALLAVYDEEKPGSPKYIVEAAKKKGEIENYHSYFILFSDLQDIMEEEQWNNAD